In Grus americana isolate bGruAme1 chromosome 19, bGruAme1.mat, whole genome shotgun sequence, the following are encoded in one genomic region:
- the AKAP10 gene encoding A-kinase anchor protein 10, mitochondrial isoform X1 — protein sequence MSFFRRKGRGAAGGRPGAEGRLPASSPARLLGSGPAPLGTATGPREEARPPRSGLLANDVKGKEQEKTTDVKAIKTPIPVHSPQRSTRNHALLEAAGPSHVAINAISANMDSFSSSRTAALKKQPSHMEAAHFGDLGRSCLNYQAQETKSSLSKTLEQVLQDNVALPYFIQFMELRRMEHLVKFWLEAESFHSTTWSRIRAHSLNTVKQSSLAEPVSPSKQQEIASSSPTGLLEERLEDSSTVHLLRTKPVASDKNDRTSNSQNHVLSGQESDNTSVLGLRKSETGTYSVPADQQESSKLTVSNRNSPSSALKDLSGKLMKSIERDAVSTFTKYISPDAAKPIPITEAMRNDIVAKICGEDGQVDPNCFVTAQSIVFNAMEQEHFSEFLRSHHFCKYQIEVLTSGTVYLADILFCESALFYFSEYMEKEEAVNVLQFWLAADNFQSQLAAKKGQYDGQEAQNDAMILYDKYFSLQATHPLGFDDSVRLEIESNICREGGPLPNCFTTPLRQAWTTMETVFLPGFLSSNLYYKYLNDLINSVRGDDFPGGNIALSIHGPGSSPDSDSIGGPDGSASQSNVKKANVKILKNFDEAIIVDAASLDPESLYQRTYAGKMTFGRVSDLGQFIRESEPEPDVKKSKGSMFSQAMKKWVQGNTDEAQEEMAWRIAKMIVNDVMQQAQCEQPSEKVTKL from the exons tgaaaggcaaagaacaagaaaagaccACAGATGtgaaagcaattaaaa CTCCAATACCAGTACATTCCCCTCAAAGAAGCACTAGAAATCATGCCTtgctggaggctgcaggacCAAGCCATGTGGCAATTAATGCCATCTCTGCCAACATGGACTCTTTTTCTAGCAGTCGGACAGCTGCCCTTAAGAAGCAGCCAAGTCACATGGAAGCTGCTCATTTTGGAGACTTAG gCAGATCGTGTCTGAATTATCAGGCCCAAGAGACCAAATCAAGCCTTTCAAAGACCCTTGAACAAGTTCTGCAGGATAATGTAGCCCTCCCTTATTTTATCCAGTTTATGGAACTGCGTAGAATGGAACACTTGGTTAAGTTTTGGTTAGAGGCTGAAAGCTTCCACTCCACAACATGGTCCCGTATAAGAGCACATAGCCTGAACACAGTTAAGCAGAGTTCATTGGCAGAGCCAGTGTCACCCTCGAAACAGCAGGAAATTGCGTCGTCTTCTCCAACTGGATTGCTTGAGGAGAGACTGGAGGATTCTAGCACGGTCCATCTGCTCAGGACCAAGCCAGTGGCTTCGGACAAGAACGACAGAACTAGCAACAGCCAGAACCACGTGCTCTCGGGTCAGGAGAGTGATAATACCAGTGTTCTTGGTCTAAGAAAATCTGAGACAGGGACCTATTCTGTTCCAGCTGATCAGCAAGAATCTTCCAAGCTTACAGTATCAAATAGAAACAGCCCCTCCTCTGCACTAAAAGACTTGTCAGGAAAACTCATGAAAA GTATAGAACGGGATGCAGTTAGTACTTTTACCAAATATATTTCTCCAGATGCTGCTAAACCAATACCTATTACAGAAGCAATGAGAAATGACATAGTCG CAAAGATTTGCGGGGAAGATGGACAAGTGGATCCTAACTGTTTTGTTACAGCACAGTCAATAGTGTTTAATGCAATGGAACAAGA GCACTTTAGTGAATTTTTGCGAAGTCATCATTTCTGTAAATATCAGATTGAGGTGCTGACTAGCGGGACTGTTTATCTGGCTGACATACTTTTCTGTGAATCAGCCCTGTTCTATTTCTCCGAG tacatggaaaaggaagaagccGTTAACGTGTTGCAGTTCTGGTTGGCAGCAGATAACTTCCAGTCTCAACTTGCTGCCAAAAAAGGCCAGTATGATGGGCAAGAAGCACAGAATGATGCCATGATTTTATATGACAA GTACTTCTCCCTTCAAGCCACACATCCGCTTGGGTTTGATGACTCTGTCAGGTTAGAGATTGAATCCAACATCTGCAGGGAAGGTGGTCCTCTCCCAAACTGTTTCACTACTCCCTTACGGCAGGCGTGGACTACCATGGAGACG GTTTTTCTACCTGGTTTCTTGTCCAGCAACCTTTACTACAAATACTTGAATGATCTCATCAATTCAGTACGAGGAGATGACTTTCCAGGAGGAAATATTGCACTGAGTATTCATGGCCCCGGTAGCTCTCCTGATAGCGATTCTATAGGGGGCCCGGATGGCTCTGCCTCCCAG tCCAATGTCAAAAAGGCTAATgttaaaatcctgaaaaatttTGATGAAGCAATAATTGTAGATGCTGCAAGTCTGGATCCAGAATCTTTATATCAACGAACATATGCAGG GAAGATGACGTTTGGACGAGTCAGTGACTTGGGACAGTTTATTAGAGAATCTGAACCAGAGCCTGATGTCAAAAAATCAAAag GGTCCATGTTTTCACAGGCAATGAAGAAATGGGTTCAAGGAAACACAGATGAG GCTCAAGAAGAGATGGCTTGGAGGATAGCAAAGATGATAGTCAATGACGTTATGCAGCAGGCGCAATGCGAACAGCCTTCGGAGAAGGTTACGAAG CTATGA
- the AKAP10 gene encoding A-kinase anchor protein 10, mitochondrial isoform X4, translated as MIKLCRLDTCGPNQLKGKEQEKTTDVKAIKTPIPVHSPQRSTRNHALLEAAGPSHVAINAISANMDSFSSSRTAALKKQPSHMEAAHFGDLGRSCLNYQAQETKSSLSKTLEQVLQDNVALPYFIQFMELRRMEHLVKFWLEAESFHSTTWSRIRAHSLNTVKQSSLAEPVSPSKQQEIASSSPTGLLEERLEDSSTVHLLRTKPVASDKNDRTSNSQNHVLSGQESDNTSVLGLRKSETGTYSVPADQQESSKLTVSNRNSPSSALKDLSGKLMKSIERDAVSTFTKYISPDAAKPIPITEAMRNDIVAKICGEDGQVDPNCFVTAQSIVFNAMEQEHFSEFLRSHHFCKYQIEVLTSGTVYLADILFCESALFYFSEYMEKEEAVNVLQFWLAADNFQSQLAAKKGQYDGQEAQNDAMILYDKYFSLQATHPLGFDDSVRLEIESNICREGGPLPNCFTTPLRQAWTTMETVFLPGFLSSNLYYKYLNDLINSVRGDDFPGGNIALSIHGPGSSPDSDSIGGPDGSASQSNVKKANVKILKNFDEAIIVDAASLDPESLYQRTYAGKMTFGRVSDLGQFIRESEPEPDVKKSKGSMFSQAMKKWVQGNTDEAQEEMAWRIAKMIVNDVMQQAQCEQPSEKVTKL; from the exons tgaaaggcaaagaacaagaaaagaccACAGATGtgaaagcaattaaaa CTCCAATACCAGTACATTCCCCTCAAAGAAGCACTAGAAATCATGCCTtgctggaggctgcaggacCAAGCCATGTGGCAATTAATGCCATCTCTGCCAACATGGACTCTTTTTCTAGCAGTCGGACAGCTGCCCTTAAGAAGCAGCCAAGTCACATGGAAGCTGCTCATTTTGGAGACTTAG gCAGATCGTGTCTGAATTATCAGGCCCAAGAGACCAAATCAAGCCTTTCAAAGACCCTTGAACAAGTTCTGCAGGATAATGTAGCCCTCCCTTATTTTATCCAGTTTATGGAACTGCGTAGAATGGAACACTTGGTTAAGTTTTGGTTAGAGGCTGAAAGCTTCCACTCCACAACATGGTCCCGTATAAGAGCACATAGCCTGAACACAGTTAAGCAGAGTTCATTGGCAGAGCCAGTGTCACCCTCGAAACAGCAGGAAATTGCGTCGTCTTCTCCAACTGGATTGCTTGAGGAGAGACTGGAGGATTCTAGCACGGTCCATCTGCTCAGGACCAAGCCAGTGGCTTCGGACAAGAACGACAGAACTAGCAACAGCCAGAACCACGTGCTCTCGGGTCAGGAGAGTGATAATACCAGTGTTCTTGGTCTAAGAAAATCTGAGACAGGGACCTATTCTGTTCCAGCTGATCAGCAAGAATCTTCCAAGCTTACAGTATCAAATAGAAACAGCCCCTCCTCTGCACTAAAAGACTTGTCAGGAAAACTCATGAAAA GTATAGAACGGGATGCAGTTAGTACTTTTACCAAATATATTTCTCCAGATGCTGCTAAACCAATACCTATTACAGAAGCAATGAGAAATGACATAGTCG CAAAGATTTGCGGGGAAGATGGACAAGTGGATCCTAACTGTTTTGTTACAGCACAGTCAATAGTGTTTAATGCAATGGAACAAGA GCACTTTAGTGAATTTTTGCGAAGTCATCATTTCTGTAAATATCAGATTGAGGTGCTGACTAGCGGGACTGTTTATCTGGCTGACATACTTTTCTGTGAATCAGCCCTGTTCTATTTCTCCGAG tacatggaaaaggaagaagccGTTAACGTGTTGCAGTTCTGGTTGGCAGCAGATAACTTCCAGTCTCAACTTGCTGCCAAAAAAGGCCAGTATGATGGGCAAGAAGCACAGAATGATGCCATGATTTTATATGACAA GTACTTCTCCCTTCAAGCCACACATCCGCTTGGGTTTGATGACTCTGTCAGGTTAGAGATTGAATCCAACATCTGCAGGGAAGGTGGTCCTCTCCCAAACTGTTTCACTACTCCCTTACGGCAGGCGTGGACTACCATGGAGACG GTTTTTCTACCTGGTTTCTTGTCCAGCAACCTTTACTACAAATACTTGAATGATCTCATCAATTCAGTACGAGGAGATGACTTTCCAGGAGGAAATATTGCACTGAGTATTCATGGCCCCGGTAGCTCTCCTGATAGCGATTCTATAGGGGGCCCGGATGGCTCTGCCTCCCAG tCCAATGTCAAAAAGGCTAATgttaaaatcctgaaaaatttTGATGAAGCAATAATTGTAGATGCTGCAAGTCTGGATCCAGAATCTTTATATCAACGAACATATGCAGG GAAGATGACGTTTGGACGAGTCAGTGACTTGGGACAGTTTATTAGAGAATCTGAACCAGAGCCTGATGTCAAAAAATCAAAag GGTCCATGTTTTCACAGGCAATGAAGAAATGGGTTCAAGGAAACACAGATGAG GCTCAAGAAGAGATGGCTTGGAGGATAGCAAAGATGATAGTCAATGACGTTATGCAGCAGGCGCAATGCGAACAGCCTTCGGAGAAGGTTACGAAG CTATGA
- the AKAP10 gene encoding A-kinase anchor protein 10, mitochondrial isoform X5: protein MSFFRRKVKGKEQEKTTDVKAIKTPIPVHSPQRSTRNHALLEAAGPSHVAINAISANMDSFSSSRTAALKKQPSHMEAAHFGDLGRSCLNYQAQETKSSLSKTLEQVLQDNVALPYFIQFMELRRMEHLVKFWLEAESFHSTTWSRIRAHSLNTVKQSSLAEPVSPSKQQEIASSSPTGLLEERLEDSSTVHLLRTKPVASDKNDRTSNSQNHVLSGQESDNTSVLGLRKSETGTYSVPADQQESSKLTVSNRNSPSSALKDLSGKLMKSIERDAVSTFTKYISPDAAKPIPITEAMRNDIVAKICGEDGQVDPNCFVTAQSIVFNAMEQEHFSEFLRSHHFCKYQIEVLTSGTVYLADILFCESALFYFSEYMEKEEAVNVLQFWLAADNFQSQLAAKKGQYDGQEAQNDAMILYDKYFSLQATHPLGFDDSVRLEIESNICREGGPLPNCFTTPLRQAWTTMETVFLPGFLSSNLYYKYLNDLINSVRGDDFPGGNIALSIHGPGSSPDSDSIGGPDGSASQSNVKKANVKILKNFDEAIIVDAASLDPESLYQRTYAGKMTFGRVSDLGQFIRESEPEPDVKKSKGSMFSQAMKKWVQGNTDEAQEEMAWRIAKMIVNDVMQQAQCEQPSEKVTKL, encoded by the exons tgaaaggcaaagaacaagaaaagaccACAGATGtgaaagcaattaaaa CTCCAATACCAGTACATTCCCCTCAAAGAAGCACTAGAAATCATGCCTtgctggaggctgcaggacCAAGCCATGTGGCAATTAATGCCATCTCTGCCAACATGGACTCTTTTTCTAGCAGTCGGACAGCTGCCCTTAAGAAGCAGCCAAGTCACATGGAAGCTGCTCATTTTGGAGACTTAG gCAGATCGTGTCTGAATTATCAGGCCCAAGAGACCAAATCAAGCCTTTCAAAGACCCTTGAACAAGTTCTGCAGGATAATGTAGCCCTCCCTTATTTTATCCAGTTTATGGAACTGCGTAGAATGGAACACTTGGTTAAGTTTTGGTTAGAGGCTGAAAGCTTCCACTCCACAACATGGTCCCGTATAAGAGCACATAGCCTGAACACAGTTAAGCAGAGTTCATTGGCAGAGCCAGTGTCACCCTCGAAACAGCAGGAAATTGCGTCGTCTTCTCCAACTGGATTGCTTGAGGAGAGACTGGAGGATTCTAGCACGGTCCATCTGCTCAGGACCAAGCCAGTGGCTTCGGACAAGAACGACAGAACTAGCAACAGCCAGAACCACGTGCTCTCGGGTCAGGAGAGTGATAATACCAGTGTTCTTGGTCTAAGAAAATCTGAGACAGGGACCTATTCTGTTCCAGCTGATCAGCAAGAATCTTCCAAGCTTACAGTATCAAATAGAAACAGCCCCTCCTCTGCACTAAAAGACTTGTCAGGAAAACTCATGAAAA GTATAGAACGGGATGCAGTTAGTACTTTTACCAAATATATTTCTCCAGATGCTGCTAAACCAATACCTATTACAGAAGCAATGAGAAATGACATAGTCG CAAAGATTTGCGGGGAAGATGGACAAGTGGATCCTAACTGTTTTGTTACAGCACAGTCAATAGTGTTTAATGCAATGGAACAAGA GCACTTTAGTGAATTTTTGCGAAGTCATCATTTCTGTAAATATCAGATTGAGGTGCTGACTAGCGGGACTGTTTATCTGGCTGACATACTTTTCTGTGAATCAGCCCTGTTCTATTTCTCCGAG tacatggaaaaggaagaagccGTTAACGTGTTGCAGTTCTGGTTGGCAGCAGATAACTTCCAGTCTCAACTTGCTGCCAAAAAAGGCCAGTATGATGGGCAAGAAGCACAGAATGATGCCATGATTTTATATGACAA GTACTTCTCCCTTCAAGCCACACATCCGCTTGGGTTTGATGACTCTGTCAGGTTAGAGATTGAATCCAACATCTGCAGGGAAGGTGGTCCTCTCCCAAACTGTTTCACTACTCCCTTACGGCAGGCGTGGACTACCATGGAGACG GTTTTTCTACCTGGTTTCTTGTCCAGCAACCTTTACTACAAATACTTGAATGATCTCATCAATTCAGTACGAGGAGATGACTTTCCAGGAGGAAATATTGCACTGAGTATTCATGGCCCCGGTAGCTCTCCTGATAGCGATTCTATAGGGGGCCCGGATGGCTCTGCCTCCCAG tCCAATGTCAAAAAGGCTAATgttaaaatcctgaaaaatttTGATGAAGCAATAATTGTAGATGCTGCAAGTCTGGATCCAGAATCTTTATATCAACGAACATATGCAGG GAAGATGACGTTTGGACGAGTCAGTGACTTGGGACAGTTTATTAGAGAATCTGAACCAGAGCCTGATGTCAAAAAATCAAAag GGTCCATGTTTTCACAGGCAATGAAGAAATGGGTTCAAGGAAACACAGATGAG GCTCAAGAAGAGATGGCTTGGAGGATAGCAAAGATGATAGTCAATGACGTTATGCAGCAGGCGCAATGCGAACAGCCTTCGGAGAAGGTTACGAAG CTATGA
- the AKAP10 gene encoding A-kinase anchor protein 10, mitochondrial isoform X3, with the protein MTHSGTMKFLIRLTLANSLAYLGVLSVGYHLEGVLGSLSSIVLVLIPAPIPVHSPQRSTRNHALLEAAGPSHVAINAISANMDSFSSSRTAALKKQPSHMEAAHFGDLGRSCLNYQAQETKSSLSKTLEQVLQDNVALPYFIQFMELRRMEHLVKFWLEAESFHSTTWSRIRAHSLNTVKQSSLAEPVSPSKQQEIASSSPTGLLEERLEDSSTVHLLRTKPVASDKNDRTSNSQNHVLSGQESDNTSVLGLRKSETGTYSVPADQQESSKLTVSNRNSPSSALKDLSGKLMKSIERDAVSTFTKYISPDAAKPIPITEAMRNDIVAKICGEDGQVDPNCFVTAQSIVFNAMEQEHFSEFLRSHHFCKYQIEVLTSGTVYLADILFCESALFYFSEYMEKEEAVNVLQFWLAADNFQSQLAAKKGQYDGQEAQNDAMILYDKYFSLQATHPLGFDDSVRLEIESNICREGGPLPNCFTTPLRQAWTTMETVFLPGFLSSNLYYKYLNDLINSVRGDDFPGGNIALSIHGPGSSPDSDSIGGPDGSASQSNVKKANVKILKNFDEAIIVDAASLDPESLYQRTYAGKMTFGRVSDLGQFIRESEPEPDVKKSKGSMFSQAMKKWVQGNTDEAQEEMAWRIAKMIVNDVMQQAQCEQPSEKVTKL; encoded by the exons ATGACACACAGTGGTACAATGAAGTTTTTAATAAGATTGACTCTTGCAAACTCTCTGGCATATCTTGGGGTACTTAGCGTTGGATACCACTTAGAAGGGGTCTTGGGATCCTTGTCTTCAATTGTTCTTGTCTTGATTCCAGCTCCAATACCAGTACATTCCCCTCAAAGAAGCACTAGAAATCATGCCTtgctggaggctgcaggacCAAGCCATGTGGCAATTAATGCCATCTCTGCCAACATGGACTCTTTTTCTAGCAGTCGGACAGCTGCCCTTAAGAAGCAGCCAAGTCACATGGAAGCTGCTCATTTTGGAGACTTAG gCAGATCGTGTCTGAATTATCAGGCCCAAGAGACCAAATCAAGCCTTTCAAAGACCCTTGAACAAGTTCTGCAGGATAATGTAGCCCTCCCTTATTTTATCCAGTTTATGGAACTGCGTAGAATGGAACACTTGGTTAAGTTTTGGTTAGAGGCTGAAAGCTTCCACTCCACAACATGGTCCCGTATAAGAGCACATAGCCTGAACACAGTTAAGCAGAGTTCATTGGCAGAGCCAGTGTCACCCTCGAAACAGCAGGAAATTGCGTCGTCTTCTCCAACTGGATTGCTTGAGGAGAGACTGGAGGATTCTAGCACGGTCCATCTGCTCAGGACCAAGCCAGTGGCTTCGGACAAGAACGACAGAACTAGCAACAGCCAGAACCACGTGCTCTCGGGTCAGGAGAGTGATAATACCAGTGTTCTTGGTCTAAGAAAATCTGAGACAGGGACCTATTCTGTTCCAGCTGATCAGCAAGAATCTTCCAAGCTTACAGTATCAAATAGAAACAGCCCCTCCTCTGCACTAAAAGACTTGTCAGGAAAACTCATGAAAA GTATAGAACGGGATGCAGTTAGTACTTTTACCAAATATATTTCTCCAGATGCTGCTAAACCAATACCTATTACAGAAGCAATGAGAAATGACATAGTCG CAAAGATTTGCGGGGAAGATGGACAAGTGGATCCTAACTGTTTTGTTACAGCACAGTCAATAGTGTTTAATGCAATGGAACAAGA GCACTTTAGTGAATTTTTGCGAAGTCATCATTTCTGTAAATATCAGATTGAGGTGCTGACTAGCGGGACTGTTTATCTGGCTGACATACTTTTCTGTGAATCAGCCCTGTTCTATTTCTCCGAG tacatggaaaaggaagaagccGTTAACGTGTTGCAGTTCTGGTTGGCAGCAGATAACTTCCAGTCTCAACTTGCTGCCAAAAAAGGCCAGTATGATGGGCAAGAAGCACAGAATGATGCCATGATTTTATATGACAA GTACTTCTCCCTTCAAGCCACACATCCGCTTGGGTTTGATGACTCTGTCAGGTTAGAGATTGAATCCAACATCTGCAGGGAAGGTGGTCCTCTCCCAAACTGTTTCACTACTCCCTTACGGCAGGCGTGGACTACCATGGAGACG GTTTTTCTACCTGGTTTCTTGTCCAGCAACCTTTACTACAAATACTTGAATGATCTCATCAATTCAGTACGAGGAGATGACTTTCCAGGAGGAAATATTGCACTGAGTATTCATGGCCCCGGTAGCTCTCCTGATAGCGATTCTATAGGGGGCCCGGATGGCTCTGCCTCCCAG tCCAATGTCAAAAAGGCTAATgttaaaatcctgaaaaatttTGATGAAGCAATAATTGTAGATGCTGCAAGTCTGGATCCAGAATCTTTATATCAACGAACATATGCAGG GAAGATGACGTTTGGACGAGTCAGTGACTTGGGACAGTTTATTAGAGAATCTGAACCAGAGCCTGATGTCAAAAAATCAAAag GGTCCATGTTTTCACAGGCAATGAAGAAATGGGTTCAAGGAAACACAGATGAG GCTCAAGAAGAGATGGCTTGGAGGATAGCAAAGATGATAGTCAATGACGTTATGCAGCAGGCGCAATGCGAACAGCCTTCGGAGAAGGTTACGAAG CTATGA
- the AKAP10 gene encoding A-kinase anchor protein 10, mitochondrial isoform X2 → MSFFRRKGRGAAGGRPGAEGRLPASSPARLLGSGPAPLGTATGPREEARPPRSGLLANDAPIPVHSPQRSTRNHALLEAAGPSHVAINAISANMDSFSSSRTAALKKQPSHMEAAHFGDLGRSCLNYQAQETKSSLSKTLEQVLQDNVALPYFIQFMELRRMEHLVKFWLEAESFHSTTWSRIRAHSLNTVKQSSLAEPVSPSKQQEIASSSPTGLLEERLEDSSTVHLLRTKPVASDKNDRTSNSQNHVLSGQESDNTSVLGLRKSETGTYSVPADQQESSKLTVSNRNSPSSALKDLSGKLMKSIERDAVSTFTKYISPDAAKPIPITEAMRNDIVAKICGEDGQVDPNCFVTAQSIVFNAMEQEHFSEFLRSHHFCKYQIEVLTSGTVYLADILFCESALFYFSEYMEKEEAVNVLQFWLAADNFQSQLAAKKGQYDGQEAQNDAMILYDKYFSLQATHPLGFDDSVRLEIESNICREGGPLPNCFTTPLRQAWTTMETVFLPGFLSSNLYYKYLNDLINSVRGDDFPGGNIALSIHGPGSSPDSDSIGGPDGSASQSNVKKANVKILKNFDEAIIVDAASLDPESLYQRTYAGKMTFGRVSDLGQFIRESEPEPDVKKSKGSMFSQAMKKWVQGNTDEAQEEMAWRIAKMIVNDVMQQAQCEQPSEKVTKL, encoded by the exons CTCCAATACCAGTACATTCCCCTCAAAGAAGCACTAGAAATCATGCCTtgctggaggctgcaggacCAAGCCATGTGGCAATTAATGCCATCTCTGCCAACATGGACTCTTTTTCTAGCAGTCGGACAGCTGCCCTTAAGAAGCAGCCAAGTCACATGGAAGCTGCTCATTTTGGAGACTTAG gCAGATCGTGTCTGAATTATCAGGCCCAAGAGACCAAATCAAGCCTTTCAAAGACCCTTGAACAAGTTCTGCAGGATAATGTAGCCCTCCCTTATTTTATCCAGTTTATGGAACTGCGTAGAATGGAACACTTGGTTAAGTTTTGGTTAGAGGCTGAAAGCTTCCACTCCACAACATGGTCCCGTATAAGAGCACATAGCCTGAACACAGTTAAGCAGAGTTCATTGGCAGAGCCAGTGTCACCCTCGAAACAGCAGGAAATTGCGTCGTCTTCTCCAACTGGATTGCTTGAGGAGAGACTGGAGGATTCTAGCACGGTCCATCTGCTCAGGACCAAGCCAGTGGCTTCGGACAAGAACGACAGAACTAGCAACAGCCAGAACCACGTGCTCTCGGGTCAGGAGAGTGATAATACCAGTGTTCTTGGTCTAAGAAAATCTGAGACAGGGACCTATTCTGTTCCAGCTGATCAGCAAGAATCTTCCAAGCTTACAGTATCAAATAGAAACAGCCCCTCCTCTGCACTAAAAGACTTGTCAGGAAAACTCATGAAAA GTATAGAACGGGATGCAGTTAGTACTTTTACCAAATATATTTCTCCAGATGCTGCTAAACCAATACCTATTACAGAAGCAATGAGAAATGACATAGTCG CAAAGATTTGCGGGGAAGATGGACAAGTGGATCCTAACTGTTTTGTTACAGCACAGTCAATAGTGTTTAATGCAATGGAACAAGA GCACTTTAGTGAATTTTTGCGAAGTCATCATTTCTGTAAATATCAGATTGAGGTGCTGACTAGCGGGACTGTTTATCTGGCTGACATACTTTTCTGTGAATCAGCCCTGTTCTATTTCTCCGAG tacatggaaaaggaagaagccGTTAACGTGTTGCAGTTCTGGTTGGCAGCAGATAACTTCCAGTCTCAACTTGCTGCCAAAAAAGGCCAGTATGATGGGCAAGAAGCACAGAATGATGCCATGATTTTATATGACAA GTACTTCTCCCTTCAAGCCACACATCCGCTTGGGTTTGATGACTCTGTCAGGTTAGAGATTGAATCCAACATCTGCAGGGAAGGTGGTCCTCTCCCAAACTGTTTCACTACTCCCTTACGGCAGGCGTGGACTACCATGGAGACG GTTTTTCTACCTGGTTTCTTGTCCAGCAACCTTTACTACAAATACTTGAATGATCTCATCAATTCAGTACGAGGAGATGACTTTCCAGGAGGAAATATTGCACTGAGTATTCATGGCCCCGGTAGCTCTCCTGATAGCGATTCTATAGGGGGCCCGGATGGCTCTGCCTCCCAG tCCAATGTCAAAAAGGCTAATgttaaaatcctgaaaaatttTGATGAAGCAATAATTGTAGATGCTGCAAGTCTGGATCCAGAATCTTTATATCAACGAACATATGCAGG GAAGATGACGTTTGGACGAGTCAGTGACTTGGGACAGTTTATTAGAGAATCTGAACCAGAGCCTGATGTCAAAAAATCAAAag GGTCCATGTTTTCACAGGCAATGAAGAAATGGGTTCAAGGAAACACAGATGAG GCTCAAGAAGAGATGGCTTGGAGGATAGCAAAGATGATAGTCAATGACGTTATGCAGCAGGCGCAATGCGAACAGCCTTCGGAGAAGGTTACGAAG CTATGA